The following proteins come from a genomic window of Mariniflexile sp. TRM1-10:
- a CDS encoding MATE family efflux transporter — MQLKNYTKEFTYNWQLAAPVMLGMLGHTFVSFVDNIMVGQLGTAELAAVSLGNSFMFIAMSLGIGFSTAITPLIAEADAEKNFEKGKSTFKHGLFLCTFIGVALFLLVLLAKPLMYLMKQPVEVVELAIPYLDLVAFSLIPLIVFQGFKQFSDGLSMTRYPMYATIVANILNVVFNYLLIFGKFGFPEMGIVGAAYGTLISRMIMVWHIWFLLKRKEKSKAFVTHIKFFVLNKLMLRRILDLGSPSAMQMFFEVGIFTAAIWLSGLLGKNPQAANQIALNLSSMTFMVATGLSVAAMIRVGNQKGLQNYIYLRRIAFSIFLLGIILAFCFAAMFFLLNNQLPKLYVDFDDAKNLVDNTEVIKIASKLLIAAAIFQISDSIQVIVLGALRGLQDVKIPTIITFFSYWLIGFPISWFLGKETAFGSFGIWLGLLAGLTTAAILLYIRFNYLTKKLILESHFEN; from the coding sequence ATGCAATTAAAAAACTATACCAAAGAATTTACATATAATTGGCAACTAGCGGCACCCGTTATGTTGGGTATGTTGGGACACACGTTTGTTAGTTTTGTAGATAATATCATGGTTGGTCAATTAGGAACTGCCGAGCTTGCAGCCGTGTCTTTAGGCAATAGTTTTATGTTTATTGCCATGTCTTTGGGTATTGGCTTTTCTACGGCCATAACTCCTTTAATTGCCGAAGCCGATGCAGAGAAAAATTTTGAAAAAGGAAAATCTACATTCAAGCACGGATTGTTTTTATGCACATTTATTGGTGTGGCACTTTTTCTATTAGTGCTATTAGCGAAACCGCTTATGTATTTAATGAAGCAGCCTGTAGAGGTTGTTGAGTTAGCAATTCCGTATTTAGATTTGGTAGCCTTTTCATTGATCCCTTTAATCGTTTTTCAAGGGTTTAAACAGTTTAGCGATGGCTTGTCTATGACACGTTATCCCATGTATGCCACTATTGTAGCGAATATTTTAAATGTGGTTTTTAATTATTTGTTAATCTTCGGAAAATTTGGTTTCCCGGAAATGGGTATTGTTGGAGCTGCTTATGGCACATTAATATCAAGAATGATCATGGTTTGGCATATATGGTTTTTACTTAAACGAAAAGAAAAGTCGAAAGCATTTGTAACCCACATAAAGTTTTTTGTATTAAATAAATTAATGCTTAGGAGAATTTTAGATTTAGGTTCGCCCAGTGCCATGCAAATGTTTTTTGAAGTAGGAATTTTTACGGCAGCTATTTGGTTAAGCGGGTTGTTGGGTAAAAATCCGCAAGCGGCGAATCAAATTGCATTAAATTTAAGTTCCATGACATTTATGGTAGCTACGGGGTTAAGTGTAGCAGCTATGATACGTGTAGGAAACCAAAAAGGCTTGCAAAATTATATCTATTTACGTCGAATCGCTTTTTCAATATTTTTATTGGGTATTATTTTAGCGTTTTGTTTTGCTGCCATGTTCTTTTTGCTGAATAACCAATTGCCAAAATTATATGTAGATTTTGATGATGCAAAAAATTTAGTTGATAATACAGAAGTAATAAAAATAGCCTCCAAATTATTAATTGCTGCGGCCATTTTTCAAATAAGTGATAGCATTCAAGTCATTGTTTTAGGAGCGTTACGTGGTTTGCAAGACGTTAAGATACCAACTATTATTACGTTTTTTTCGTACTGGCTTATTGGGTTTCCTATTAGTTGGTTTTTAGGTAAAGAAACCGCTTTTGGAAGTTTTGGAATATGGTTGGGTTTACTTGCTGGGTTAACAACAGCGGCTATTTTATTGTATATTCGATTTAATTATTTAACTAAAAAGCTTATTTTAGAAAGTCATTTTGAAAATTAA